One genomic segment of Tursiops truncatus isolate mTurTru1 chromosome 11, mTurTru1.mat.Y, whole genome shotgun sequence includes these proteins:
- the TSFM gene encoding elongation factor Ts, mitochondrial isoform X6, translating into MSLLRSLRSLRLCLVARAGSCPVGPLLLQSPQPWHTFHAGPWLSSSASSKELLMKLRRRTGYSFVNCKKALETCGGDLKQAESWLHKQAQKEGWSKAARLHGRKTKEGLIGLLQEGNTTVLVEVNCETDFVSRNLKFQQLVQQVALGTLLHCQSLKDQLSTYSKGFLNSSELSELPAGREREGCLRDQLALAIGYLSGILSILQKRK; encoded by the exons ATGTCGCTGCTGCGCTCGCTGCGCTCACTGCGCCTCTGTTTGGTCGCGCGGGCCGGGAGCTGCCCA GTGGGGCCCCTTCTGCTTCAGTCGCCCCAGCCGTGGCATACATTTCACGCTGGGCCCTGGCTGTCCTCCTCGGCTTCCAGCAAGGAGCTCCTCATGAAGCTGCGGCGGAGAACGGGCTACTCCTTTGTAAACTGCAAGAAGGCTCTGGAGACTTGTGGCGGGGATCTCAAACAG gCAGAGAGCTGGCTCCACAAACAGGCCCAGAAGGAGGGCTGGAGTAAAGCTGCCAGGCTCCATGGCAGGAAGACCAAAGAAGGTCTGATTGGGCTGCTGCAGGAAGGAAACACGACTGTGTTAGTAGAG GTGAACTGTGAGACAGATTTTGtttccagaaatttaaaatttcaacaatTGGTCCAGCAAGTAGCCCTGGGAACCCTGTTGCATTGTCAGAGCCTAAAGGATCAACTGTCTACATATAGTAAA GGCTTCTTGAATTCCTCTGAGCTCTCTGAACTTCCAGCTGGGCGTGAGAGAGAAGGCTGTCTCAGGGATCAGCTGGCCTTAGCAATTG GTTATTTAAGTGGCatcctctccattttacagaagagaaaatga
- the EEF1AKMT3 gene encoding EEF1A lysine methyltransferase 3 → MVNSNGLGREERRGAAREGASGPLVFNWAGKARPHPASFLSLLLFGLGYHPGCRPPCTPQVRGVQGPRFLRKSNWRKEGKLGEAGLGATGQPRRPAVLNPHAASDPGSERWPATRHSRGQMADPRPDPESEPESVFPREVRLFADSYSKKSRFYFCGHVLSITENFGSRLGVAAHVWDAALSLCNYFESQNVDFRGKKVIELGAGTGIVGILAALQGGDVTITDLPLVLEQIQGNVQANVPAGGRAQVRALSWGIDQHVFPGDYDLVLGADIVYLEPTFPLLLGTLQHLCGPHGTIYLASKMREEHGTESFFQHLLPQHFQLELAKRDENENVNIYRARHRGPRPA, encoded by the exons ATGGTGAATTCTAATGGGCTGGGCAGGGAGGAACGCAGAGGGGCCGCGCGGGAGGGCGCCTCCGGGCCGCTGGTCTTTAACTGGGCTGGCAAGGCCAGACCCCACCCAGCCTCTTTCCTTAGCCTGCTTCTGTTTGGTCTGGGTTACCACCCCGGTTGCAGGCCCCCGTGCACCCCGCAGGTGAGAGGGGTCCAGGGACCCCGCTTCCTACG GAAGTCAAACTGGAGGAAGGAGGGCAAACTCGGGGAGGCGGGGCTCGGTGCCACTGGGCAGCCGAGACGGCCCGCGGTCCTCAACCCCCACGCCGCTTCAGATCCGGGATCCGAGCGCTGGCCGGCGACCCGGCACTCTCGCGGCCAGATGGCGGATCCCCGCCCAGATCCTGAATCAGAGCCCGAATCCGTGTTCCCACGGGAGGTCAGACTCTTCGCCGACTCCTACTCGAAGAAAAGCCGGTTCTATTTCTGTGGTCACGTGCTGAGCATCACGGAGAACTTCGGGTCCCGCCTCGGGGTGGCAGCGCACGTGTGGGACGCG GCTCTAAGCCTGTGCAACTATTTCGAGAGTCAGAATGTGGATTTCCGAGGCAAGAAAGTGATCGAACTGGGCGCTGGGACGGGCATCGTGGGTATCTTGGCAGCGCTGCAGG gGGGGGATGTTACCATCACTGACCTGCCCCTGGTCCTAGAACAGATCCAGGGCAACGTCCAGGCCAATGTGCCGGCTGGAGGCCGGGCCCAGGTCCGCGCCTTGTCCTGGGGGATTGACCAGCATGTCTTTCCTGGAGACTATGACCTGGTGCTGGGGGCTGATATCGTGTATCTGGAGCCCACCTTCCCACTGCTGCTGGGGACCCTCCAACACCTGTGCGGGCCCCATGGCACCATCTATCTGGCTTCCAAGATGAGAGAGGAGCACGGGACAGAGAGCTTCTTTCAGCATCTCCTGCCCCAGCATTTCCAACTGGAGCTGGCCAAGCGGGATGAGAATGAGAATGTTAACATCTATAGGGCCAGGCACAGGGGACCAAGACCTGCTTGA
- the TSFM gene encoding elongation factor Ts, mitochondrial isoform X5 produces the protein MSLLRSLRSLRLCLVARAGSCPVGPLLLQSPQPWHTFHAGPWLSSSASSKELLMKLRRRTGYSFVNCKKALETCGGDLKQAESWLHKQAQKEGWSKAARLHGRKTKEGLIGLLQEGNTTVLVEVNCETDFVSRNLKFQQLVQQVALGTLLHCQSLKDQLSTYSKGFLNSSELSELPAGREREGCLRDQLALAIGPYPWVWSLLPLVLREWSA, from the exons ATGTCGCTGCTGCGCTCGCTGCGCTCACTGCGCCTCTGTTTGGTCGCGCGGGCCGGGAGCTGCCCA GTGGGGCCCCTTCTGCTTCAGTCGCCCCAGCCGTGGCATACATTTCACGCTGGGCCCTGGCTGTCCTCCTCGGCTTCCAGCAAGGAGCTCCTCATGAAGCTGCGGCGGAGAACGGGCTACTCCTTTGTAAACTGCAAGAAGGCTCTGGAGACTTGTGGCGGGGATCTCAAACAG gCAGAGAGCTGGCTCCACAAACAGGCCCAGAAGGAGGGCTGGAGTAAAGCTGCCAGGCTCCATGGCAGGAAGACCAAAGAAGGTCTGATTGGGCTGCTGCAGGAAGGAAACACGACTGTGTTAGTAGAG GTGAACTGTGAGACAGATTTTGtttccagaaatttaaaatttcaacaatTGGTCCAGCAAGTAGCCCTGGGAACCCTGTTGCATTGTCAGAGCCTAAAGGATCAACTGTCTACATATAGTAAA GGCTTCTTGAATTCCTCTGAGCTCTCTGAACTTCCAGCTGGGCGTGAGAGAGAAGGCTGTCTCAGGGATCAGCTGGCCTTAGCAATTG
- the TSFM gene encoding elongation factor Ts, mitochondrial isoform X4, producing the protein MSLLRSLRSLRLCLVARAGSCPVGPLLLQSPQPWHTFHAGPWLSSSASSKELLMKLRRRTGYSFVNCKKALETCGGDLKQAESWLHKQAQKEGWSKAARLHGRKTKEGLIGLLQEGNTTVLVEVNCETDFVSRNLKFQQLVQQVALGTLLHCQSLKDQLSTYSKGFLNSSELSELPAGREREGCLRDQLALAIVQSFEVIKLLSSWKVFTIGLY; encoded by the exons ATGTCGCTGCTGCGCTCGCTGCGCTCACTGCGCCTCTGTTTGGTCGCGCGGGCCGGGAGCTGCCCA GTGGGGCCCCTTCTGCTTCAGTCGCCCCAGCCGTGGCATACATTTCACGCTGGGCCCTGGCTGTCCTCCTCGGCTTCCAGCAAGGAGCTCCTCATGAAGCTGCGGCGGAGAACGGGCTACTCCTTTGTAAACTGCAAGAAGGCTCTGGAGACTTGTGGCGGGGATCTCAAACAG gCAGAGAGCTGGCTCCACAAACAGGCCCAGAAGGAGGGCTGGAGTAAAGCTGCCAGGCTCCATGGCAGGAAGACCAAAGAAGGTCTGATTGGGCTGCTGCAGGAAGGAAACACGACTGTGTTAGTAGAG GTGAACTGTGAGACAGATTTTGtttccagaaatttaaaatttcaacaatTGGTCCAGCAAGTAGCCCTGGGAACCCTGTTGCATTGTCAGAGCCTAAAGGATCAACTGTCTACATATAGTAAA GGCTTCTTGAATTCCTCTGAGCTCTCTGAACTTCCAGCTGGGCGTGAGAGAGAAGGCTGTCTCAGGGATCAGCTGGCCTTAGCAATTG
- the TSFM gene encoding elongation factor Ts, mitochondrial isoform X7 produces MSLLRSLRSLRLCLVARAGSCPVGPLLLQSPQPWHTFHAGPWLSSSASSKELLMKLRRRTGYSFVNCKKALETCGGDLKQAESWLHKQAQKEGWSKAARLHGRKTKEGLIGLLQEGNTTVLVEVNCETDFVSRNLKFQQLVQQVALGTLLHCQSLKDQLSTYSKGFLNSSELSELPAGREREGCLRDQLALAIVQVKLLY; encoded by the exons ATGTCGCTGCTGCGCTCGCTGCGCTCACTGCGCCTCTGTTTGGTCGCGCGGGCCGGGAGCTGCCCA GTGGGGCCCCTTCTGCTTCAGTCGCCCCAGCCGTGGCATACATTTCACGCTGGGCCCTGGCTGTCCTCCTCGGCTTCCAGCAAGGAGCTCCTCATGAAGCTGCGGCGGAGAACGGGCTACTCCTTTGTAAACTGCAAGAAGGCTCTGGAGACTTGTGGCGGGGATCTCAAACAG gCAGAGAGCTGGCTCCACAAACAGGCCCAGAAGGAGGGCTGGAGTAAAGCTGCCAGGCTCCATGGCAGGAAGACCAAAGAAGGTCTGATTGGGCTGCTGCAGGAAGGAAACACGACTGTGTTAGTAGAG GTGAACTGTGAGACAGATTTTGtttccagaaatttaaaatttcaacaatTGGTCCAGCAAGTAGCCCTGGGAACCCTGTTGCATTGTCAGAGCCTAAAGGATCAACTGTCTACATATAGTAAA GGCTTCTTGAATTCCTCTGAGCTCTCTGAACTTCCAGCTGGGCGTGAGAGAGAAGGCTGTCTCAGGGATCAGCTGGCCTTAGCAATTG
- the TSFM gene encoding elongation factor Ts, mitochondrial isoform X2, with amino-acid sequence MSLLRSLRSLRLCLVARAGSCPVGPLLLQSPQPWHTFHAGPWLSSSASSKELLMKLRRRTGYSFVNCKKALETCGGDLKQAESWLHKQAQKEGWSKAARLHGRKTKEGLIGLLQEGNTTVLVEVNCETDFVSRNLKFQQLVQQVALGTLLHCQSLKDQLSTYSKGFLNSSELSELPAGREREGCLRDQLALAIGKLGENMILKRAAWVKVPAGFYVGSYVHGAMHSPSLHNLVLGKYGALVICETSEQKANLEDLGRRLGQHVVGMAPLSVGSLDDEPGGEAETKMLSQPYLLDPSITLGQYVQPQGVSVVDFVRFECGEGKEAAEAE; translated from the exons ATGTCGCTGCTGCGCTCGCTGCGCTCACTGCGCCTCTGTTTGGTCGCGCGGGCCGGGAGCTGCCCA GTGGGGCCCCTTCTGCTTCAGTCGCCCCAGCCGTGGCATACATTTCACGCTGGGCCCTGGCTGTCCTCCTCGGCTTCCAGCAAGGAGCTCCTCATGAAGCTGCGGCGGAGAACGGGCTACTCCTTTGTAAACTGCAAGAAGGCTCTGGAGACTTGTGGCGGGGATCTCAAACAG gCAGAGAGCTGGCTCCACAAACAGGCCCAGAAGGAGGGCTGGAGTAAAGCTGCCAGGCTCCATGGCAGGAAGACCAAAGAAGGTCTGATTGGGCTGCTGCAGGAAGGAAACACGACTGTGTTAGTAGAG GTGAACTGTGAGACAGATTTTGtttccagaaatttaaaatttcaacaatTGGTCCAGCAAGTAGCCCTGGGAACCCTGTTGCATTGTCAGAGCCTAAAGGATCAACTGTCTACATATAGTAAA GGCTTCTTGAATTCCTCTGAGCTCTCTGAACTTCCAGCTGGGCGTGAGAGAGAAGGCTGTCTCAGGGATCAGCTGGCCTTAGCAATTG GGAAGCTGGGAGAAAACATGATTCTTAAACGAGCTGCATGGGTGAAGGTGCCAGCTGGGTTCTATGTTGGCTCTTATGTCCATGGGGCAATGCACAGTCCCTCGCTCCACAACCTGGTTCTGGGGAAATATGGGGCCCTGGTCATCTGCGAGACGTCTGAGCAGAAAGCAAACCTTGAAGACCTTGGCCGCCGCCTTGGGCAGCATGTGGTGGGCATGGCTCCTCTCTCTGTTGGCTCCCTGGACGATGAGCCTGGGGGAGAGGCAGAAACCAAGATGCTGTCCCAGCCGTACTTGCTGGATCCCTCCATCACACTGGGACAGTATGTGCAGCCCCAAGGGGTGTCTGTAGTAGACTTCGTGCGGTTTGAATGTGGAGAAGGCAAAGAGGCAGCAGAGGCTGAATAG